The proteins below are encoded in one region of Triticum aestivum cultivar Chinese Spring chromosome 1B, IWGSC CS RefSeq v2.1, whole genome shotgun sequence:
- the LOC123100536 gene encoding putative ATP synthase protein YMF19: MPQLDKLTYFSQFFWLCLLLFTFYILLFNNNNGILGISRILKLGNQLLSRRGGEIQSKDPKNLEDILRKGFSTGLSYMYSSLSEVSQWCKTVDYLGKRRKITLISDFGEISGSRGMERQILYLISKSSYNTSSSRITCWKNIMLTHVPHGQGSIVL, from the coding sequence ATGCCTCAACTTGATAAATTAACTTATTTCTCACAATTTTTCTGGTTATGTCTTCTCCTCTTTACTTTTTATATTCTCTTATTTAATAATAATAATGGAATACTTGGAATTAGTAGAATTCTCAAACTAGGGAACCAACTGCTTTCGCGCCGGGGGGGCGAGATCCAGAGCAAGGACCCTAAGAATCTGGAAGATATCTTGAGAAAAGGTTTTAGCACCGGTCTCTCATATATGTACTCCAGTTTATCCGAAGTATCCCAATGGTGTAAGACCGTCGACTATTTGGGAAAAAGGAGGAAAATCACTCTGATCTCTGATTTCGGAGAAATAAGTGGCTCACGAGGAATGGAGAGACAGATTCTCTATTTGATCTCGAAGTCCTCATATAACACTTCTTCCAGTCGGATCACTTGTTGGAAAAACATAATGCTCACACATGTTCCACACGGGCAAGGAAGCATAGTATTATGA